In Meiothermus ruber DSM 1279, the following proteins share a genomic window:
- the thpR gene encoding RNA 2',3'-cyclic phosphodiesterase: protein MRLFYAIFPPREVQATLAEAQARVRSYRGWKPSPPHQLHITLLFLGEQPPERLPEFRRIGREVASRVKAFEVTLGGTGYFPPTGGPRVWFVKASGEGLEALAQGLQQALPDIEAAPFKPHLTLARKKGPAPRVGPLVMNIRFPVQAVCLVESKLERSGSQYRVLEQFPLR from the coding sequence ATGAGGCTTTTTTATGCCATCTTCCCCCCCCGCGAGGTGCAGGCCACCCTCGCCGAAGCCCAGGCTCGAGTGCGCAGCTACCGGGGCTGGAAGCCCAGCCCCCCCCACCAGCTTCACATCACCCTGCTCTTTTTGGGGGAGCAGCCCCCGGAACGCCTGCCGGAGTTCCGCCGCATCGGGCGCGAGGTGGCCTCCCGCGTCAAAGCTTTTGAGGTGACCTTGGGTGGAACCGGCTACTTTCCCCCCACCGGTGGGCCCCGGGTCTGGTTCGTCAAGGCCAGCGGGGAGGGGCTCGAGGCCCTGGCCCAGGGACTGCAGCAAGCCCTGCCGGACATCGAGGCGGCCCCCTTCAAGCCCCACCTGACCCTGGCCCGCAAAAAAGGCCCAGCCCCCCGCGTGGGGCCCCTGGTGATGAATATCCGCTTCCCGGTTCAAGCGGTATGCTTGGTAGAGTCCAAGCTGGAGCGCTCAGGTTCGCAGTACCGTGTTTTGGAGCAGTTTCCACTACGTTGA
- the rny gene encoding ribonuclease Y: protein MAFTPLDLILTLIVVVLAVVVVVLLQRSNRQTEVSKSELEAARREAQQTLEAARRQAQTALEQAQNQAQALLEAARAEAQSLRQNAQTEIQNLRQNAHVELERLRQQGEERLRQQLREERERLQASLQAEREALMSERASIQAERERLQADLQASRAEREELKRETERLARRGEQLDARAAKLDEQEEKLDALEKTLEARQAELAQRERQIDLKLQEVAGMSREEAQNLLLSRLDAELEEEKALRVKANLERIRLEVKREAQKLLAQAAQRQASETAAALAVSVVPIPSDAMKGRIIGREGRNIRTFEALTGVDLIIDDTPEAVLLSSFNPMRREIARMALEQLVADGRIHPSRIEEVVEKAKNEMKTFIYERGEEAALEAGVVGLKPGLVQLLGRLHFRSSYGQNVLKHSVQVAHLTGIMAAELGLDAALGRRAGLLHDLGKSVDREIEGTHVEIGVTLATRFGEPKEVIDAIAHHHDPENGETLYSVLAAAADAISAARPGARRESLEEYIQRLEQLERIALSFPGVDNAFAVQAGREVRVIVKPDRISDAKATLLAREIAGRIERDMNYPGQVQVTVVRESRAVEYAK from the coding sequence ATGGCCTTTACTCCCCTAGATTTGATACTCACCCTGATCGTGGTTGTGCTGGCGGTGGTGGTGGTGGTGCTTTTGCAGCGCAGCAACCGCCAGACCGAAGTTAGCAAAAGCGAACTCGAGGCCGCCCGCCGCGAGGCCCAGCAGACCCTGGAAGCCGCCCGCCGCCAGGCCCAGACCGCCCTCGAGCAGGCCCAGAATCAGGCCCAGGCCCTGCTCGAGGCCGCCCGTGCGGAGGCCCAGAGCCTGCGGCAAAACGCCCAGACCGAGATACAAAACCTGCGGCAAAACGCCCATGTCGAGCTCGAGCGCCTCCGTCAGCAAGGTGAGGAGCGCCTGCGCCAGCAGCTCCGGGAGGAACGCGAGCGCCTGCAGGCCAGCCTCCAGGCCGAACGCGAGGCCCTGATGAGCGAGCGCGCCTCCATCCAGGCTGAACGTGAGCGCTTGCAGGCCGACCTCCAGGCCAGCCGGGCTGAGCGGGAGGAGCTCAAGCGCGAGACCGAGCGCCTGGCAAGGCGGGGCGAGCAGCTTGACGCCCGCGCGGCCAAGCTCGACGAGCAGGAGGAAAAGCTCGACGCCCTGGAGAAGACCCTCGAGGCCCGCCAGGCCGAGCTGGCCCAGCGCGAACGGCAGATCGACCTCAAGCTCCAGGAGGTGGCCGGGATGAGCCGGGAGGAGGCCCAGAACCTGCTTTTGTCGCGCCTGGACGCCGAACTGGAGGAAGAAAAAGCCCTGCGGGTCAAGGCCAACCTCGAGCGCATCCGGCTCGAGGTCAAGCGCGAGGCCCAGAAGCTGTTGGCCCAGGCCGCCCAGCGCCAGGCTTCCGAGACCGCCGCAGCCCTGGCCGTCTCGGTGGTGCCCATCCCCTCCGACGCCATGAAGGGCCGCATCATCGGGCGCGAGGGCCGCAATATCCGCACCTTCGAGGCCCTTACCGGGGTGGATCTGATCATCGACGACACCCCCGAGGCGGTGCTGCTCTCCAGCTTCAACCCCATGCGCCGCGAGATCGCCAGAATGGCCCTCGAGCAGCTCGTGGCCGACGGCCGCATCCACCCCAGCCGCATCGAGGAGGTGGTGGAAAAGGCCAAAAACGAGATGAAAACCTTCATCTACGAGCGCGGCGAGGAGGCCGCCCTGGAAGCGGGCGTGGTGGGCCTCAAGCCGGGCCTGGTGCAGTTGCTGGGCCGGTTGCACTTCCGCTCCTCCTACGGCCAGAACGTGCTCAAGCACTCGGTGCAGGTGGCCCACCTGACCGGCATCATGGCCGCCGAGCTGGGCCTGGACGCCGCCCTGGGCCGCCGGGCCGGGCTGCTGCACGACCTGGGCAAGTCGGTGGATCGCGAGATCGAGGGCACCCACGTGGAGATCGGCGTTACCCTGGCCACCCGCTTCGGCGAGCCCAAAGAGGTAATTGACGCCATCGCCCACCACCACGACCCGGAAAACGGCGAGACCCTCTACTCGGTGCTGGCCGCCGCCGCCGATGCCATCAGCGCGGCCCGTCCCGGCGCCCGCCGCGAGAGCCTGGAAGAGTACATCCAGCGCCTGGAGCAGCTCGAGCGCATCGCCCTGTCGTTCCCCGGCGTGGACAACGCCTTCGCGGTGCAGGCCGGGCGCGAGGTGCGGGTGATTGTGAAACCCGACCGCATCTCCGACGCCAAGGCCACCCTGCTGGCCCGCGAGATTGCCGGGCGCATCGAGCGCGATATGAACTACCCCGGTCAGGTGCAGGTCACGGTGGTGCGGGAAAGCCGGGCCGTGGAGTACGCGAAGTGA
- a CDS encoding CinA family nicotinamide mononucleotide deamidase-related protein — translation MFLAEIIGVGDELLYGETVDTNTAEIAVSLQPYALEIRRTLRVADHLEALTEAVREAWQKARLVVLSGGLGPTPDDITREAIAAALGERMEIDPQVLAWLEGIFADRGWKMPQANRKQALKIPSATWIANPRGTAPGWWVHREGKDLVSLPGPPAEWRPMWAELLPRLGLPAKPYRQVAFKTFGLGESRIVELLGDLFQRNGAVEVGTYAKMDGVAVVVRGEPGPVEALAAQIRPLLGEAVWGQEGDTLPALALQLLEGRKATLATLESMTGGVLGALLTGIPGASRNYLGGLVSYSLEAKSQLPIPLEVAAQHGVVSAAFAEAMAVAARGLLGATYGLSTTGVAGPETLEGQPVGTLFVGLAGPEGVRSRHFRLPGASREMIRQRAAHAALAFLVSELR, via the coding sequence ATGTTTTTAGCAGAAATAATCGGCGTGGGGGATGAGCTGCTATACGGCGAAACGGTGGACACCAACACCGCCGAAATTGCCGTTAGCCTCCAGCCCTATGCCCTCGAGATCCGCCGCACCCTGCGGGTGGCCGACCACCTCGAGGCCCTGACCGAGGCCGTGCGCGAGGCCTGGCAGAAGGCCCGACTGGTGGTGCTCTCGGGCGGGCTGGGCCCCACCCCCGACGACATCACCCGCGAGGCCATCGCAGCGGCCCTGGGCGAGCGCATGGAAATTGACCCCCAGGTGCTGGCCTGGCTGGAGGGCATTTTTGCGGATCGGGGCTGGAAGATGCCCCAGGCCAACCGCAAGCAGGCCCTTAAGATTCCTTCGGCCACCTGGATCGCCAACCCCCGCGGCACCGCGCCCGGCTGGTGGGTGCACCGGGAAGGTAAAGACCTGGTCTCCTTGCCCGGCCCGCCCGCCGAGTGGCGCCCGATGTGGGCCGAGCTGCTGCCCAGGCTGGGGCTGCCAGCAAAACCCTACCGGCAGGTGGCCTTCAAAACCTTTGGCCTGGGCGAGTCGCGCATTGTGGAGCTGCTGGGCGATCTGTTCCAGCGCAACGGGGCGGTGGAGGTGGGCACCTACGCCAAGATGGACGGGGTGGCGGTGGTGGTGCGGGGGGAGCCCGGCCCGGTCGAGGCGCTGGCCGCGCAGATCCGGCCCCTGCTGGGCGAGGCGGTCTGGGGCCAGGAGGGCGATACCCTCCCGGCGCTGGCCCTGCAGCTATTGGAAGGCCGAAAAGCCACCCTGGCCACCCTCGAGTCCATGACCGGGGGGGTGCTGGGGGCGCTCCTGACCGGGATACCGGGCGCTTCCAGAAACTACCTGGGGGGGCTGGTCTCCTATAGCCTGGAGGCCAAGTCCCAGCTCCCCATCCCCCTCGAGGTCGCAGCCCAGCACGGGGTGGTCTCGGCGGCCTTTGCCGAGGCCATGGCCGTGGCAGCCCGCGGCCTGCTGGGGGCCACCTACGGCCTCTCCACCACCGGCGTGGCCGGCCCCGAAACCCTGGAGGGCCAGCCGGTGGGCACCCTGTTCGTGGGCCTGGCCGGCCCCGAGGGGGTTCGCTCCCGGCACTTCCGGCTGCCGGGGGCCAGCCGTGAAATGATACGCCAGCGCGCAGCCCACGCGGCCCTGGCTTTTCTGGTGAGTGAGCTACGATGA
- a CDS encoding DUF1902 domain-containing protein: MQFHVHARWDDEAQVWVAESDDLPGLVAEAGTVEDLLKKLSVLVPELAELNLGQSSGKGTFTLTAERELAFS; encoded by the coding sequence ATGCAGTTTCATGTGCACGCGCGCTGGGATGACGAAGCCCAGGTCTGGGTGGCCGAGAGCGACGACCTGCCCGGACTGGTGGCCGAGGCCGGTACAGTAGAAGACTTGCTTAAGAAACTCAGCGTGTTGGTTCCCGAGTTAGCCGAGCTAAACCTGGGCCAAAGCAGCGGCAAAGGCACCTTTACCCTAACCGCCGAGCGCGAGCTGGCCTTTAGCTAA
- a CDS encoding YgfZ/GcvT domain-containing protein: MVLQDLHESLKVTWRTQDEFQIPWHYGNVEAELEALQQGAALLDFSNHGLLELRGPDGTEFLHNQCTSNIRAMLPDSWLETLFLSARGQIEHLGLVFNLGNSFWVSSPSARALAERFRKFIVFDQVEIEALPWSLLRLHGPGAEAVAQQLTALPPRWGLVKTPHLVLARDEFGLWFLVPASQAYQLAQRLLEAGASPVGHQAWHIWRVERGIPDLPEALGELPQEAGLEGRVSYKKGCYLGQEIMARLEARGNTRYQLMGLLGQKELPSGAEIFREGKRVGRVGTAVESPRLGAIALALLRKELAPGDQVHVEGWSATVSGLPMP; encoded by the coding sequence GTGGTGTTACAAGACCTACACGAATCGTTGAAGGTTACCTGGCGCACCCAGGATGAATTTCAAATCCCGTGGCACTACGGTAATGTGGAGGCCGAGCTCGAGGCCCTCCAGCAAGGCGCAGCCCTGCTGGACTTCTCCAATCATGGTCTGTTGGAGCTTAGAGGGCCCGATGGAACCGAGTTCCTGCACAACCAGTGCACCTCCAATATCCGCGCAATGTTGCCGGATAGCTGGCTCGAGACCCTCTTTCTGAGCGCTCGAGGCCAGATCGAGCACCTGGGCCTGGTGTTCAACCTGGGCAACTCCTTCTGGGTTAGCTCCCCCAGCGCCAGGGCCCTGGCCGAGCGCTTTCGCAAGTTTATTGTGTTCGACCAGGTCGAGATCGAAGCGCTGCCCTGGTCATTGCTGCGCCTGCACGGCCCGGGTGCCGAGGCGGTAGCCCAGCAGCTCACCGCCCTCCCCCCGCGCTGGGGCCTCGTCAAGACCCCACACCTGGTGCTGGCGCGCGACGAATTCGGCCTGTGGTTCCTGGTGCCCGCCAGCCAGGCCTACCAACTGGCCCAGCGGCTGCTAGAGGCCGGGGCCAGTCCGGTAGGACACCAGGCCTGGCACATCTGGCGGGTCGAGCGCGGCATCCCCGACCTGCCCGAGGCCCTGGGTGAGCTGCCCCAGGAAGCGGGGCTGGAGGGCCGGGTGAGCTATAAGAAAGGCTGCTATCTGGGCCAGGAAATTATGGCCCGGCTCGAGGCCCGGGGCAACACCCGCTACCAGCTCATGGGGCTTTTGGGTCAGAAGGAACTCCCCAGTGGAGCCGAAATCTTCCGCGAGGGCAAGCGCGTCGGCAGGGTGGGCACCGCCGTGGAGTCGCCCCGGCTTGGGGCCATCGCACTGGCCCTGCTGCGCAAGGAGCTGGCCCCCGGCGACCAGGTACACGTCGAGGGTTGGTCGGCCACTGTTTCAGGCCTGCCCATGCCGTAA
- a CDS encoding type II toxin-antitoxin system HicA family toxin: protein MADYTRELKQLLTEAGCRFHRQGKGDHEIWYSPITNRYFPVDSAIKSRHTANGVLKQAGLPKKF from the coding sequence ATGGCCGACTACACCCGCGAACTCAAGCAACTGCTGACAGAGGCAGGCTGCCGCTTCCACCGACAAGGAAAGGGCGACCATGAAATTTGGTACAGCCCCATTACGAACCGTTATTTTCCGGTAGATAGCGCCATCAAATCCCGTCATACCGCTAATGGGGTACTCAAGCAGGCCGGGCTGCCCAAAAAGTTCTAA
- the recA gene encoding recombinase RecA, producing the protein MDKDKQKALEGALKSIEKQFGKGAVMRLGEAPRQQVDVIPTGSLGLDMALGIGGIPKGRIIEIYGPESGGKTTLALSIIAQAQQAGGVAAFVDAEHALDPIYAKSLGVNIDDLLVSQPDTGEQALEIVELLTRSGAIDVIVIDSVAALVPQAEIEGQMGDAFVGIQARLMSQALRKLTAALSKSNTAAIFINQIREKVGQMYGNPETTPGGRALKFYASVRLDVRKQGQPIKVGNDAVGNRVRVKVTKNKLAPPFREHEIELYFGKGIDPLADLVTVAIATEVIDKSGSWLSYGDTRLGQGKEKAAEFLRGEPRLVQEIREKVLAQAGKLSVLAPSGEDEESSAVAAEV; encoded by the coding sequence ATGGATAAAGACAAGCAAAAAGCGCTGGAAGGAGCCCTGAAATCCATCGAGAAGCAGTTCGGCAAAGGGGCTGTCATGCGCCTGGGCGAGGCCCCCAGACAGCAGGTGGACGTCATTCCCACCGGCAGCCTGGGCCTGGATATGGCCCTGGGCATCGGGGGAATTCCCAAAGGGCGGATCATCGAGATCTACGGCCCCGAATCGGGCGGCAAAACCACCCTGGCCCTCTCCATCATCGCCCAGGCCCAGCAGGCCGGGGGGGTGGCGGCTTTCGTGGACGCCGAGCACGCCCTCGACCCCATCTACGCCAAAAGCCTGGGGGTCAACATCGACGACCTCCTGGTCTCCCAGCCCGACACCGGCGAACAGGCCCTGGAAATTGTGGAGCTCCTCACCCGTAGCGGCGCGATAGACGTCATCGTGATTGACTCGGTGGCGGCCCTGGTGCCCCAGGCCGAGATCGAGGGGCAGATGGGCGACGCCTTCGTGGGCATCCAGGCCCGCCTGATGAGCCAGGCCCTGCGCAAGCTCACGGCGGCGCTTTCCAAAAGCAACACCGCTGCCATCTTCATCAACCAGATCCGGGAAAAGGTGGGGCAGATGTACGGCAACCCCGAGACCACCCCTGGCGGGCGGGCCCTCAAGTTTTATGCCTCGGTGCGGCTGGATGTGCGCAAGCAGGGCCAGCCCATCAAGGTGGGCAACGACGCGGTGGGCAACCGGGTGCGGGTCAAGGTGACCAAAAACAAACTGGCCCCGCCCTTCCGCGAGCACGAGATCGAGCTGTACTTCGGCAAGGGCATTGACCCCCTGGCCGACCTGGTGACGGTAGCCATCGCCACCGAGGTGATTGATAAATCGGGTTCCTGGCTCTCCTATGGCGACACCCGGCTGGGCCAGGGCAAGGAGAAGGCCGCCGAGTTCCTGAGGGGCGAGCCGCGGCTGGTTCAGGAGATCCGCGAGAAAGTTTTGGCCCAAGCTGGTAAGCTATCGGTATTGGCACCCTCCGGAGAGGACGAAGAGTCTTCCGCTGTGGCTGCCGAGGTATAG
- a CDS encoding CoA-acylating methylmalonate-semialdehyde dehydrogenase, whose protein sequence is MAVKEPQVTLKRVSHWIGGKLVEGRSGRSGVVWNPATGQPQATVDFASVEELDAAVAVAKEAYKTWRQTPLSRRAEIMFKFRDLVDQNRRKIAELITLEHGKTLADALGEVARGLENVEFATGIPHLLKGGFSEQASRGVDVYQIRQPLGVVAGITPFNFPAMVPMWMFANAIACGNTFILKPSEKDPSPSLFLAELLQQAGLPDGVFNVVQGDKVAVDRILEHPDIKAVSFVGSTPVAKYIYETGTKHGKRVQALGGAKNHMVVLPDADIGMAADAAVSAAYGSAGERCMAISVVVAVGDQTADNLIAAIKERMPKIKVGPGLEEGVEMGPLITREHRDKVASYIENAPKEGATVVVDGRQDPIAQSEGFFLGTSLIDHVKPGMKCYDDEIFGPVLSVVRVKTYDEALKLINEHPYGNGTAIFTRDGGAARQFQFDVEAGMVGINVPIPVPVAYYSFGGWKASLFGDLHMYGPEGVQFYTRAKVVTSRWPDPSTSKVDLGFPQVR, encoded by the coding sequence ATGGCAGTCAAGGAACCCCAAGTCACCCTGAAGCGCGTTTCGCACTGGATCGGCGGCAAGCTGGTCGAGGGCAGGTCTGGGCGGAGCGGCGTGGTCTGGAACCCTGCCACCGGGCAGCCGCAGGCCACCGTAGACTTCGCCTCGGTGGAGGAACTCGATGCGGCGGTGGCGGTAGCCAAGGAAGCCTACAAAACCTGGCGGCAGACCCCCCTCTCGCGCCGGGCCGAGATCATGTTCAAGTTCCGCGATCTGGTAGACCAGAACCGCCGCAAAATTGCCGAGCTGATTACCCTCGAGCACGGCAAGACCCTGGCCGATGCCCTGGGCGAGGTGGCGCGGGGCCTGGAAAACGTGGAGTTCGCCACCGGCATCCCCCACCTCTTGAAGGGGGGCTTCTCCGAGCAGGCCAGCCGGGGGGTGGACGTGTACCAGATTCGCCAGCCGCTGGGCGTGGTGGCGGGCATTACCCCCTTCAACTTTCCGGCCATGGTGCCCATGTGGATGTTCGCCAATGCCATCGCCTGCGGCAACACCTTCATCCTGAAGCCTTCGGAAAAAGACCCCTCCCCCAGCCTCTTCCTGGCCGAACTCCTGCAGCAAGCCGGGCTCCCCGATGGGGTGTTCAACGTGGTGCAGGGCGACAAGGTGGCGGTGGATCGCATCCTCGAGCACCCCGATATAAAGGCCGTTAGTTTTGTGGGCTCTACCCCGGTCGCCAAGTACATCTACGAGACCGGCACCAAACACGGCAAGCGGGTGCAGGCCCTGGGCGGGGCCAAAAACCACATGGTGGTGCTGCCCGACGCCGATATCGGCATGGCCGCCGACGCCGCCGTGAGCGCAGCCTATGGCTCAGCGGGCGAACGCTGCATGGCCATCTCGGTGGTGGTAGCGGTGGGCGACCAGACCGCCGATAACCTGATTGCTGCCATCAAGGAGCGGATGCCCAAAATCAAGGTGGGGCCGGGCCTCGAGGAGGGCGTGGAGATGGGCCCCCTGATTACCCGCGAACACCGCGACAAGGTGGCCTCCTACATCGAAAACGCCCCCAAGGAAGGGGCCACCGTGGTGGTGGACGGCCGGCAGGATCCCATCGCCCAGTCCGAGGGCTTTTTCCTGGGCACCAGCCTGATTGACCACGTTAAGCCCGGCATGAAGTGCTACGACGACGAGATTTTTGGCCCGGTGCTCAGCGTGGTGCGGGTCAAGACCTACGACGAGGCCCTGAAGCTCATCAACGAGCATCCCTACGGCAACGGCACGGCCATCTTCACCCGCGACGGTGGGGCCGCCCGGCAGTTCCAGTTCGACGTGGAAGCCGGCATGGTGGGCATCAATGTACCCATCCCGGTACCGGTGGCCTACTACAGCTTTGGTGGCTGGAAGGCCAGCCTGTTCGGCGACCTGCACATGTACGGCCCCGAAGGAGTGCAGTTCTACACCCGCGCCAAGGTGGTCACCAGCCGCTGGCCCGACCCCAGCACCAGCAAGGTGGATCTGGGCTTCCCGCAGGTGCGGTAA